From the Streptomyces sp. NBC_00390 genome, the window CCTCACCGCACTGCCGCCGCTGTCCATGGACATGTACCTGCCGGCGCTGCCCGCGGTGACCGACTCGCTGCACGCGCCCGCCGCGACCGTCCAGCTCACCCTCACCGCCTGCCTCCTGGGCATGGCGCTCGGCCAGCTCGTCGTCGGTCCGATGAGCGACAAGTGGGGGCGCCGGCGCCCGCTGCTGGCGGGGATGGCCGTGTACGCCGTGGCCACCGTGCTGTGTGCGCTCGCCCCGACGGCCGAACTGCTCATCGCCTTCCGGCTGCTCCAGGGACTCGCGGGCGCGGCCGGCATCGTCATCGCCCGTGCGGTGGTCCGCGACCTCTACGACGGCGTGGAGATGGCCCGGTTCTTCTCCACCCTGATGCTCGTCTCCGGCGTCGCGCCCATCGTCGCTCCGCTGATCGGCGGCCAGGTACTGCGGATCACCGACTGGCGCGGGATCTTCGTCGTCCTCGCCGCCGTCGGTGTGCTGCTCACCGCCGTCGTGCTGAAGTGGCTGCACGAGACCCTGCCCCCGCAGCGGCGGCACGGCGGAGGCGTCGGCGAGGCGCTGCGCACGATGCGCGGACTGCTCGCCGACCGGGTCTTCACCGGGTACACGCTGACCGGCGGTTTCGCCTTCGCGGCGCTGTTCGCCTACATCTCGGCCTCACCGTTCGTGGTTCAGGAGATCTACGGGGCGTCCCCGCAGACGTTCAGCCTGCTCTTCGGGCTCAACTCGGTCGGTCTGATCACCGTCGGCCAGATCAACGGCAAGCTGCTGGTGGGCCGGGTCAGCCTGGACAAGGCGCTCGGTATCGGCCTGAGCGTGATCGCACTCGCGGCGGCCGCCCTGCTGCTCATGACGTCGGGGGTCTTCGGGCGGGTGGGTCTCGTGCCGGTCGCAGCCGGGCTGTTCGTCCTGATGTCCGCGATGGGCCTCGCGATGCCGAACACCAACGCGCTCGCGCTGCTGCGCACCCCGCACGCGGCGGGCTCCGCCTCCGCGCTGATCGGCACCACGTCGTTCCTGATCGGCGCGATCGCCTCGCCGCTCGTCGGGATCGCGGGCGAGGCGACGGCCGTGCCGATGGCCGTCGTCCAGCTGACCTGCGCGCTGGCCTCGGTGGGCTGCTTCCTGGGGCTGTGCCGTCCCTGGCAGCGCCGCGACGAAGCCGTCTGAGCCGACGGCAGGGGAGACGAGGCAGGGGACACAGCCACCGGGGATCCGGGACCGGGGATCGCGCCTAGAGGCCGTGTCTGACAAATCCCGCCTGGTGCGCGACGCCCGGCACGCACTCCCCCAGAGCTTCGCCTGGGGGTACCCCCAGCTGCGTTGTCGGAGTCATCCAAGTACGTTCAGTACGAGGATGACCCTCCGCCTTGCGATTGCACGCACCGGACGCCGAGCACCCCGCCCCGCGGGCGGACGGCGCTATTTGTCGGACACGGCCTAGAATCGGGCGGTGAACGTCACCGCCCCCACCGCCGAGACCCTGCGCGGCACCCTGGCCGCACTGCTGGACGGGCTGCCGCCCAGGCACGCGGCGCAGGCTGTCGAGCGGCTCATCGCCACCTACCGGGGGGTCACCCAGACCCATGCACCGGTGCTCCGCGACCGCTCCGACGTCGCCGCGTACGCGGCGTACCGGATGCCCGCGACGTTCGAGGCGGTACGGTCCGCACTCGCCGCACTGCGGGCGGCGGTCCCCTCGTGGACCCCTGCCACCCACACCGACATCGGCGGCGGCACGGGCGCGGCGAGCTGGGCGGTCGCGGACGCGTGGGAGGAGCCGGCGCCGAGCACGACGGTCCTGGACTGGGCCGAGCCCGCACTGGCGCTGGGCCGCGAACTGGCCGAGGCCTCCCAGGTGCCCGCGCTGCGCGCCGTGCAGTGGCAGCGCGCACGGATCAGCTCGGCGCTCCGGATCGAGAGCACTGATCTGGTGACGGTGTCGTACGTCCTGAACGAGCTGACCCCCGAGGACCGGAAGGCGGTCGTCGCCGAGGCCGCCCGCGCCGCGCAGGCGGTCGTGATCGTCGAACCGGGCACCCCTGACGGCTACGCCCGCGTCATCGAGGCCCGCGACGCGCTGATCGCGGCCGGCCTGAGCGTCGCAGCACCCTGCCCGCACAGTGCGGCCTGCCCCATCGAACCGGGCTCGGACTGGTGCCACTTCGCGACCCGCGTCGCCCGATCCTCCCTGCACCGCCAGGTGAAGGGCGGCTCGCTGCCGTACGAGGACGAGAAGTTCAGCTACGTCGCGGCCACCCGCTTCCCCGTCGCGCCGGCCCCGTCCCGGGTGACCCGCAAACCCCAGATCCGCAAGGGCATGGTGCTGCTGGACCTGTGCGCGGCGGACGAGACCCTGCACCGCGAGACGGTCACCAAACGCCACGGCGCCCTGTACCGCGCGGCCCGCGACGCGGACTGGGGCGATGCCTGGCCGCCGGAAGGGTGAGGCGAAGGGGGTACGGAATGGCTCCCGTACCCCTCGGCTCAGGCGCGCAGCCCCAGCGTGCAGCACTTCACACTGCCGCCGCCCTTGAGCAGTTCGCTCAATCAACGTGCCGCCGCCGCGCCCCGGCGCCGTACACCTAGGCGAGACGTCTCGTCTCACTGCGCGGTAGGGTGGTGCCATGACCGACCCCAGAACGCCCGACGCCTCCCGCCGCAGCGAGCGCTCGCGCCGCGCGATCTACGAGGCCGCGCTCGCGCTCGTCGGCGAGGTGGGCTACGCCCGCACGACGATCGAGGGCATCGCCGCCCGCGCCGGCGTAGGCAAGCAGACGATCTACCGCTGGTGGCCCTCCAAGGCCGCCGTGCTGCTCGAGGCCTTCCTCGACCTCGCCGAGCAGGCCGCCGAGGCCGCGGGCCCTGGGGAGTACGAGATTCCCGACACCGGCGACCTCGAGGCCGATCTGCGCCTCGTCCTGCGTGCCACCGTCGACGAGCTCAACGACCCCCGCTACGACGCCCCCGCCCGCGCGCTCACCGCGGAGGGCGTGGTCAACGCCGAGCTGGGCGCGACGTTCGTCGAGAAGCTGCTCGAACCGCAGCTCCAGCTGTATGTGAAGCGGCTGCGCGCCGCCGAGGACGCGGGTGACGTCCGAGCCGGTATCGATCCCCGGATCGCCCTGGAGCTGTTCGCCGGACCGCTCGCCCACCGCTGGCTGCTGCGTACCCTCCCGCTCACCCACGACTACGCAGACCTGGTCGTCGACTACGCCGTGAACGGCCTCGCACCGAGGGACTGAGCCCGTACGGGAGCGGAGTTTGCGCCCCACAGCAGCCTCACAGCAGCCCCACGGGAACAGCCGCTCGGGTACCCCGGTTGGGGACAGTGGCCACCCGAGGAGCAGGATGGTGGGACGATGGCTGGGTCCGGCATCGGGCGAGCATGAGGTGTGAGGGGATAGATGGGCGACGGTATCGGCCGCTACCGCGGCACGGAGGGCAGGCTTTCCGGGGGAAGCAGGCTGGCGCAGTGGCTGCGCCGCCGCCCCAGGGACACCGACGCCGAGGACCCGCAGGACTCGCGGCGTGAGGCTCTGCTCCTGGCCACCGCCGCCGCCGGACTGCCGCTCGCGCCTGCCGCACACCCCGTCGGGTTCCGCTGTTCCTGTGAGCGCATCGGCTGTCCCACACCCGCGACCCACCCGGTCTCCTTCGCCTGGCAGACGCAGTCGACCACCGACCGGGCACAGATCGAGCGCTGGGCGCGGCATCAGCCGCAGGCCAACTTCATCACCGCGACCGGCATGGTCCACGACGTCCTCGACGTACCGCTGGAGGCCGGTCGCAGTGCTCTTGAGCGGCTGCTCGAGCAGGGCATCGACGTCGGTCCGGTGGCCGAGTCGGGCGGCAGCGGCGACGAGGGCCGGATGCTGTTCTTCACCGCGACCCGCGGCACGCCCGAGGACGAGGACGAATGGTGGCCGTGCGCCCTGGACTGCAATCCGGAGACGATGGACGAGCATCCGGGGCTGCGCTGGCACTGCCGAGGCAGCTATGTGCTCGTACCGCCGGCCCGGCTGCCGGGCGACGGTGATCTCGCAGTGACCTGGGTACGCGGACCGGAGCATCCGCTGCCGGACCCGCTCACCCTCCTGGAGTCGCTGACCGACGCATGCGCGCGGTACGCGGGCGAGCTGGAGGAGTGGGAGCGCCACGAGGCGGCCCGGCCCCTCGGCGGCCGCTGACCGGACCGCGCCGGAGCCTCCGCCAGGACGCGGCCTGCCGGAATCGAACCGCGCCGGACCCCGGCCCGGAGCCTGCGCCCGCCCGGCCAAGGAGCCGGACCTGGCCACGGAGCCTGAGTCGTCTGAGCCCGGACCCGCCTGGTCGCGGACCGGGCCCGGCCACCGAGCCTGAGCCCGCCCGGCGATGGACCCGCGCGGCAAAGGAGCCGGACCCGCCTGGCCGCGGACCGGAACCGGCCACCGAGCCTGGGCCCGCCCGGCGATGGACCCGCGCGGCCACTGATCCGGACCCGCCCGGCCATGGACCGGAACCGGCCGTCGTAGCCGGACGGCGTCCCGCTACGACCCCTCGGCCGCCGTCAGACCTGTCAGCCGGCCCAGCACGTTCACCCGACCGGCGGTACCCGCATCGCTTCCCGCGGCCGCGCCGCCTGCCGCGCCCCCGCTCGGCGGCACCAGCACCGCCTGGCTGGACACCCGCTCCTTGGTGATCGTGGACTTCACCTCACCGGTGAGCAGCGCCTTGACGTCGTCGTTGATGTTCAGCCGCACGCCCTTCGCCGCCGTCTGCCGCTCGAAGTTGCGCATCGAGAAGAACACCAGCGCCCCGCCGTCCTCGGTGGCCAGCCCCAGCGGCGCGAAGTCACCGGTGTCCAGCGGCTGGTCGATGTACTGCGTCGACATCCCCCGCAGATTCGCGTCCTTCTCACGGGCCTTGCGCCACTCGGAGGTGTGCGGACCGTCCGCGAAGTGCTCCGGCCGGCCGCTTTGGATGTACGAGGAGTACTCCTCGCTCAGATTGCGCGGCGCCACCGCCAGCGCGCCGCTGTCGAGGGCGACGCTCTCGGCGAAGCCGTCCCTGTCGGTCCTGAAGGCCGGGATCTCCTTCGGGGTGAGGATCGTCAGATACGCGGCCTTCCACCCCTCGTCGGCGCCGTTGCGCACGAAGACCAGCAGCCAGCGGTTGTCCGTCGGGCTGTCGTCCCGGTCCCGGTTGGAGTCGGTGTCCGCGACGAACCAGCGCGGCCAGCCCGCCTTCTTCGGGATGGTGAACTTCGCGTCCGTCAGCTCCAGCGGCACATGGCCCGGGTTGCCGTTCGGGAAGTTCACCTGACGCGCCTTCAGGCCCGCCTGGTTGATGGCCCCGAGCGCGCCGGTGACATGGCCTGCGTCCAGCGCGGGGTCGTACGCCTTGTCGGCCTTGTTGTACGCCTCGCTGAAGTCCTCGAGCGCCTTGGCGGCCTCAGCCTTCGTCGCCGCCGGGACGACTTCCCGTTCCCCGTGCACCGTCACGCAGGCGCTCGCCGTCAGCGACAGCACCGCCGTCGCCGCGAGCCCCGTCGCCGCCCGACCCAGCGTTCTCATCGGTTGCCTTCTGCTCCTCGACCCGCTCTGACCGTCCGAACCCTACCGGGGCGAGGAAGAGGCCGAGGGTCGGGACCAGATACAGCCCCCACACCGTGACCTGGAGGACGGTGGGGACGGGCTGGAAGTTGAACACGCCCTTCAGCAGTGTTCCGTACCAGCTGTCCGGCGGTATCGCCGTGCTGACGTCGAAGGCCTTGTCGGCCAGACCGCCCAGGAAGCGCGCCTCCTGCAGATCGTGCACGCCGTACGCCAGCACACCGGCCGCCACGACGACGAGCATGCCACCCGTCCAGGTGAAGAACCTCGCCAGGTTGATCTTCAGCGCACCCCGGTAGAACAACCAGCCCAGGACGACCGCCGTCGCGATACCCAGCAGCACACCCGTCAGCGGAGCCTGGTTGCCGGTCCCCTCGGTGGCCGCGCGGACCGACGCCCATACGAACAGCGCCGTCTCCAGGCCCTCGCGCCCCACCGCGAGGAACGCGGTGGCGACCAGCGCACCGGTACCCATCTGCAGCGCGGCGTCCAGCCTGCCGTGCAGCTCGCTCCGCAGATGCCGCGCGGTGCGCCGCATCCAGAAGACCATCCAGGTCACCAGGCACACCGCGAGAACCGACAGCGAACCGCCGAGCAGCTCCTGCGCCTCGAACGTCCCGCGATCCCGATGTCGATCCAGATCGGGCGCAGCGCGTCGCGGCGCCCGGTCTTGACCAGTTCAGCACCGCCACGACCGCGTCGCCGGCCGCTGCCCGCTCACGGCAGATCTCAAGCACCAGTTCCTGGTGGCGCAGGTCGAGCGCCGCGGTCGGCTCGTCCAGGAGCAACAGCGGCGTGCGCTGCGCGAGTACGCGGGCAAGGGCGACCCGGGCGCGTTCGCCGCCGGACAGTGCGGAGAACGGGCGCGCGGCGAAAGCGGCCACCTCGGTGGCGGCCATGGCGGTCGCGACGGCCTCCTCGTCCTCCTCCCGGGCGGTCCCGGCCCATGGAGCACGCCCCCATCCGTACGACCTCCACGACGGGGAACGGGAACGACAGCTCGGCGGACTGCGGCAGAACGGCCCGGTGCAGCGCCAGTTCGCGGGCGGACCACTCGGTGGCGGCCCGCCCCGCGATCCGTACCGTGCCCCGGGAAGCGGGCAGATCGGCGGCCAGGGCCGCCAGCAGGGACGACTTCCCGGCGCCGTTGGGACCCACCGGCGCACACACCTCGCCGCCGTGCGCGGTGAGTCCGACCCCGCGTCGCAGAACGTCGCGCCGCCCGAGGCGGACGTGCAGATCCCGGGCCTC encodes:
- a CDS encoding small ribosomal subunit Rsm22 family protein: MNVTAPTAETLRGTLAALLDGLPPRHAAQAVERLIATYRGVTQTHAPVLRDRSDVAAYAAYRMPATFEAVRSALAALRAAVPSWTPATHTDIGGGTGAASWAVADAWEEPAPSTTVLDWAEPALALGRELAEASQVPALRAVQWQRARISSALRIESTDLVTVSYVLNELTPEDRKAVVAEAARAAQAVVIVEPGTPDGYARVIEARDALIAAGLSVAAPCPHSAACPIEPGSDWCHFATRVARSSLHRQVKGGSLPYEDEKFSYVAATRFPVAPAPSRVTRKPQIRKGMVLLDLCAADETLHRETVTKRHGALYRAARDADWGDAWPPEG
- a CDS encoding Bcr/CflA family multidrug efflux MFS transporter — translated: MPESGQSEQGHISQAAPVSASPPAPMSASLPAQTTAPAVAARRAGLLVTLVLGGLTALPPLSMDMYLPALPAVTDSLHAPAATVQLTLTACLLGMALGQLVVGPMSDKWGRRRPLLAGMAVYAVATVLCALAPTAELLIAFRLLQGLAGAAGIVIARAVVRDLYDGVEMARFFSTLMLVSGVAPIVAPLIGGQVLRITDWRGIFVVLAAVGVLLTAVVLKWLHETLPPQRRHGGGVGEALRTMRGLLADRVFTGYTLTGGFAFAALFAYISASPFVVQEIYGASPQTFSLLFGLNSVGLITVGQINGKLLVGRVSLDKALGIGLSVIALAAAALLLMTSGVFGRVGLVPVAAGLFVLMSAMGLAMPNTNALALLRTPHAAGSASALIGTTSFLIGAIASPLVGIAGEATAVPMAVVQLTCALASVGCFLGLCRPWQRRDEAV
- a CDS encoding bifunctional DNA primase/polymerase, with amino-acid sequence MGDGIGRYRGTEGRLSGGSRLAQWLRRRPRDTDAEDPQDSRREALLLATAAAGLPLAPAAHPVGFRCSCERIGCPTPATHPVSFAWQTQSTTDRAQIERWARHQPQANFITATGMVHDVLDVPLEAGRSALERLLEQGIDVGPVAESGGSGDEGRMLFFTATRGTPEDEDEWWPCALDCNPETMDEHPGLRWHCRGSYVLVPPARLPGDGDLAVTWVRGPEHPLPDPLTLLESLTDACARYAGELEEWERHEAARPLGGR
- a CDS encoding TetR/AcrR family transcriptional regulator, which produces MTDPRTPDASRRSERSRRAIYEAALALVGEVGYARTTIEGIAARAGVGKQTIYRWWPSKAAVLLEAFLDLAEQAAEAAGPGEYEIPDTGDLEADLRLVLRATVDELNDPRYDAPARALTAEGVVNAELGATFVEKLLEPQLQLYVKRLRAAEDAGDVRAGIDPRIALELFAGPLAHRWLLRTLPLTHDYADLVVDYAVNGLAPRD